One Sediminicola sp. YIK13 DNA segment encodes these proteins:
- a CDS encoding vWA domain-containing protein, producing MKMSIKILALFSVLFLAISCGNAEDDVNFNVNNNGELGEGKPVDDCLNLGENQLILSIQDQYTTLPGKVSIFFKVSDSDGAPVSGLTADKFTIYEQGRNDACFNTISTSESFARISPNSQIFKNNTLLVLDLSNSVLSSSLTELKSASTSFVNNVMPDPAIESVKMAIYWFDGENKLHLLNPLTASKSELINSIDGITQDISNDPSTDLYGAVIKATDIATDLLNKSTQNNNIGAASVVIFTDGTDQASRFTETAALKKVNEANANITFYSIGLGAEIDTDVLEKIGKTFSVFAGNKAELENTFNEISERVSERANSFYLFEYCTPKRDGSGENNLAIQVRSGSQQGAVQTKFNAKGFTGGCE from the coding sequence ATGAAAATGTCAATTAAAATACTTGCCTTATTTAGCGTCCTTTTTTTAGCCATCTCCTGCGGGAATGCAGAGGATGATGTAAACTTCAATGTAAATAATAATGGGGAGCTGGGAGAAGGTAAGCCCGTGGATGATTGCCTCAACCTTGGCGAAAATCAACTAATTCTATCTATCCAAGACCAATATACAACCTTGCCCGGTAAAGTTTCCATATTCTTCAAAGTCTCTGATAGTGATGGGGCTCCAGTATCCGGATTAACGGCAGATAAATTTACAATTTATGAACAAGGAAGAAATGACGCTTGTTTTAATACTATTTCTACCTCCGAATCTTTCGCCCGTATTTCACCGAATTCCCAAATCTTCAAAAACAATACCTTATTGGTGTTGGATCTGAGCAACAGTGTATTGAGCAGTAGTTTAACAGAATTAAAATCGGCCTCTACAAGTTTTGTGAACAACGTTATGCCAGATCCTGCCATAGAATCTGTGAAAATGGCAATATACTGGTTTGATGGGGAGAACAAATTGCACTTGTTGAATCCTCTGACGGCTTCAAAATCAGAATTGATAAATTCTATTGATGGTATTACCCAAGATATTAGCAATGACCCTTCCACTGATCTTTACGGCGCGGTCATTAAGGCTACCGATATTGCTACCGACCTCTTGAACAAGAGCACTCAAAATAATAATATTGGAGCAGCTTCAGTGGTTATTTTTACCGATGGGACGGATCAAGCTTCTAGATTTACGGAAACTGCCGCTTTAAAGAAAGTAAACGAAGCCAATGCCAACATAACTTTCTACTCCATAGGATTAGGTGCCGAAATAGATACTGATGTCCTTGAAAAAATCGGTAAAACGTTCAGCGTTTTTGCCGGAAATAAGGCAGAATTGGAAAATACCTTTAATGAAATTTCCGAAAGGGTTTCCGAAAGAGCCAACAGCTTCTACCTCTTTGAGTACTGTACACCTAAGAGAGATGGTAGTGGGGAAAACAATTTAGCTATCCAAGTGAGATCAGGGAGCCAACAAGGTGCTGTACAAACCAAATTCAACGCGAAAGGGTTTACTGGAGGATGTGAATAG
- a CDS encoding M14 family zinc carboxypeptidase, with product MKMKLLIFLCLFLIAADSSAQENDITAALYESYDQFKEPSLDKRRIKHKEIQPLINRLKSDPKYTVKVVGKSIEGRDLSLISIGSGPTSVFLWSQMHGDEPTATQAIFDIINFLNGDTFIAEKDAILSNITLHFLPMLNPDGAEAYTRRNRLGIDINRDALMLQSPEGRTLKMVRDSLNADFGFNLHDQSTYYNAEQTEKPATISYLAPAYNYEKDINEVRGNAMKVIVFMNSIIQKYAPGQVGRYNDDFEPRAFGDNIQKWGTSAILIESGGYAGDPEKQEIRKLNYVSILSAIYTIAKENYKKLPIEDYEKIPENDRMLFDLKIEGLTYNLLGQDYKLDLGIHRSEVDNADHSNFYYNSTVADQGDLSTFYGYETLDANGYIIKGGKVHPEIFKSMESLKESEVLKYLKQGYTYLRLESLPAGKKDTNLPIQIVGKDFKAPVLNLRAGMNPTFVLEKDNKIEFAVVNGFLIRLNGEKSNFKNALILKK from the coding sequence ATGAAAATGAAATTGTTAATTTTTCTATGTCTTTTCCTTATTGCGGCAGATAGTTCGGCCCAGGAAAATGATATTACGGCTGCCTTATATGAAAGTTATGATCAATTCAAGGAGCCTTCCCTAGATAAAAGGAGGATAAAACACAAAGAAATTCAACCCTTGATCAATCGGTTAAAGTCAGACCCAAAATATACGGTGAAAGTGGTGGGGAAATCCATAGAAGGTAGAGACTTGTCCCTGATCAGTATTGGATCTGGTCCAACCAGTGTATTTCTTTGGTCTCAAATGCATGGAGATGAGCCAACGGCCACCCAAGCTATCTTCGATATCATCAACTTTTTAAACGGGGATACTTTCATAGCTGAAAAGGATGCTATTTTGTCCAATATTACCTTACATTTTTTACCGATGCTCAATCCGGATGGGGCAGAGGCCTATACCCGAAGAAACAGGTTGGGCATAGATATCAATAGGGATGCGCTTATGTTGCAATCCCCTGAAGGGAGAACACTTAAAATGGTAAGGGATTCCCTAAATGCCGATTTTGGATTCAACCTCCATGACCAAAGCACATATTACAATGCAGAACAAACCGAAAAACCTGCCACTATATCGTATTTAGCACCTGCATATAATTATGAAAAGGATATTAATGAAGTTAGAGGCAATGCCATGAAAGTAATCGTTTTCATGAACAGTATCATCCAAAAGTATGCCCCTGGACAGGTAGGTCGCTATAATGACGATTTTGAACCCAGGGCATTTGGTGACAATATTCAAAAATGGGGCACAAGTGCCATACTTATAGAATCTGGAGGTTATGCTGGGGATCCGGAAAAACAGGAGATTCGTAAACTGAATTATGTTTCCATTTTATCTGCCATTTATACCATTGCCAAGGAGAACTATAAAAAACTACCTATAGAGGATTACGAGAAAATCCCAGAAAATGACAGAATGTTGTTCGATCTGAAGATAGAAGGACTTACTTATAACCTTCTGGGCCAGGATTACAAATTAGATTTAGGAATTCACCGTTCCGAAGTTGATAATGCAGACCATTCTAACTTCTATTACAATAGCACGGTAGCCGATCAAGGGGACCTTTCTACATTTTATGGGTATGAAACCTTGGATGCCAACGGATATATCATAAAAGGAGGTAAAGTTCATCCTGAAATCTTTAAATCCATGGAATCCCTTAAGGAATCTGAGGTATTGAAATATTTAAAACAAGGATATACCTATTTGAGATTGGAAAGTTTGCCGGCTGGCAAGAAGGATACCAATTTACCTATTCAAATTGTAGGCAAGGACTTTAAGGCTCCTGTGCTTAATCTGCGCGCAGGAATGAACCCTACCTTTGTTTTGGAAAAGGACAATAAGATTGAATTTGCCGTGGTAAACGGATTCCTTATCCGTCTAAATGGTGAAAAAAGCAATTTTAAAAATGCCCTGATCTTAAAGAAATAA
- a CDS encoding peptidoglycan recognition protein family protein — translation MKYLIFIACFLNLVSCSVSRVIVDKPVILDEERIALTKEYMSDRYGLESDSAKITPKMIVLHWTAIPTFEGSFEVFYKSKLPSWRDEIQTASSLNVSTHFLVDRDGTIYRLMPETLMGRHVIGLNHVALGIENVGGLDDKKLTRAQRRSNIWLVKYLKSKYDIEYLIGHYEYTNFVGHPYWLEVDDSYRTEKEDPGRRFLKRVKKATKKLKFKPTPQKTN, via the coding sequence TTGAAATATCTAATTTTCATTGCTTGCTTTCTGAATTTAGTTTCGTGTTCAGTTTCAAGAGTAATTGTGGACAAACCCGTTATTTTGGATGAAGAACGAATAGCACTCACCAAGGAATACATGTCCGATCGCTATGGATTGGAATCCGATTCAGCTAAAATCACACCTAAAATGATTGTTTTGCACTGGACGGCCATTCCTACCTTCGAGGGGTCTTTTGAAGTGTTTTACAAATCAAAATTACCAAGTTGGAGAGATGAAATACAAACTGCAAGCAGCCTGAATGTTTCTACTCATTTTTTAGTGGATAGGGACGGAACAATATACAGATTGATGCCTGAAACGCTAATGGGAAGACACGTGATTGGTTTAAACCACGTGGCACTTGGTATTGAAAATGTAGGTGGCCTCGATGATAAGAAGCTGACCAGGGCACAAAGACGATCAAACATTTGGCTCGTGAAATATTTAAAATCCAAATACGATATAGAATATCTTATTGGGCATTATGAATACACCAACTTTGTAGGGCATCCTTATTGGTTGGAGGTGGACGACTCCTATAGAACTGAAAAAGAAGATCCTGGTCGTAGGTTTTTAAAACGCGTAAAAAAGGCCACAAAAAAATTAAAATTTAAACCCACACCTCAAAAAACAAACTAG
- a CDS encoding 3D domain-containing protein, with protein sequence MQKSTRKTFLLAITSISIVLTLHFSSCTPKKKVYAEVLVWDSIRVTATAYNSLPSQTTALHSNITAWGDTLRPGMKCIAVSRDLIKMGLKHNTMVRIDTSSQIYLVKDKMHTRWRKKIDIYMGVDRAKAIEWGRKKVQLYYVVKKDSILVVD encoded by the coding sequence ATGCAGAAGTCTACCAGAAAAACATTTTTATTAGCAATAACCTCTATTTCTATAGTCCTAACCCTTCATTTTTCCTCTTGTACCCCTAAAAAAAAGGTCTATGCAGAGGTCTTGGTATGGGACTCCATTAGAGTTACCGCCACCGCCTATAATTCCCTTCCATCACAGACCACCGCACTTCATTCCAATATTACAGCTTGGGGCGACACCTTACGTCCAGGTATGAAATGCATAGCAGTTTCAAGAGACTTGATCAAAATGGGGTTAAAACACAATACCATGGTAAGGATAGACACCTCTTCCCAAATTTATTTGGTGAAAGATAAGATGCATACCCGTTGGCGCAAAAAAATAGACATATATATGGGTGTAGATAGGGCAAAAGCTATTGAATGGGGCAGAAAAAAGGTACAGCTCTATTATGTAGTCAAAAAAGATAGCATTCTAGTTGTGGACTAG
- a CDS encoding pirin family protein gives MSTLGLIIAERSRDIGDFLVGRLIPFRKKRMIGPFVFIDHMGPTQLGPTKYMDVDQHPHIGISTLTFMLEGEIMHEDSLGTRQRITPGSVNLMVAGKGVSHTERTPNDLRNGNSFTAHGYQIWIALPKNMEDCIPEFHHIEATEIPHWKEGSANFKLIAGEGYGRTSPVPVHSPLFMIEIRNTSEFELNTKDHLKGEIGICIVEGSIEACGEVVGKGNILVSKVEDTCKTLIKPNSHLLLFGGAPLPEERHIYWNFVSSEKEKIEHAKKAWEKKIFPMMENDKSYVPLPN, from the coding sequence ATGTCAACCCTTGGTTTAATCATCGCTGAAAGAAGTAGGGATATTGGTGATTTTTTGGTAGGAAGACTGATTCCTTTTCGCAAAAAAAGAATGATAGGTCCTTTTGTTTTTATAGACCATATGGGACCAACCCAGTTGGGGCCTACCAAATATATGGACGTGGACCAACATCCGCATATTGGAATTTCCACGCTTACATTTATGCTGGAAGGAGAAATAATGCATGAGGATAGCTTAGGGACACGTCAGCGTATCACTCCAGGCTCCGTAAATTTGATGGTAGCTGGCAAAGGTGTGTCCCACACAGAAAGAACACCAAATGACCTTAGAAATGGAAATTCGTTTACCGCACATGGGTATCAGATTTGGATTGCATTGCCAAAAAACATGGAAGATTGTATTCCGGAATTTCACCATATCGAGGCAACCGAAATACCACATTGGAAAGAGGGGAGCGCTAATTTTAAATTAATAGCTGGGGAGGGATATGGAAGAACCTCACCCGTTCCTGTCCACTCTCCATTGTTCATGATAGAAATCAGGAACACATCGGAATTTGAACTCAATACCAAAGATCATTTAAAGGGGGAAATTGGAATTTGTATTGTTGAAGGAAGCATTGAGGCTTGCGGAGAAGTGGTTGGAAAAGGAAATATACTAGTGTCGAAGGTTGAAGATACCTGCAAGACCTTGATCAAGCCAAATTCCCATCTTCTTCTTTTTGGGGGAGCACCCTTACCCGAAGAACGACATATATATTGGAACTTTGTATCTTCAGAGAAGGAAAAGATAGAGCATGCAAAAAAAGCTTGGGAGAAAAAAATATTTCCCATGATGGAAAATGACAAGAGTTATGTTCCCCTGCCCAACTGA
- a CDS encoding serine hydrolase domain-containing protein, giving the protein MKVFKRIVIALIILLVIVVAFNYSKLNIISGYAAKNMASSVFIADRTPASIDKYDHNVPLIKLAETEVDQKTKSATSSVFGLMERKAIYREGLGSVLVNGSYDYSKSYLRPKRQTLENNLPFPYGDNGKKDTVFGNVNYKKLQEAINDAFSEPEVKKTRTVLVTYKNEIIAEQYADGFSPETPILGWSMTKSILATLYGILEYQGKLDLNDPAPIATWYKDERKKITINHLLRMQSGLAWEEDYTKISDVTKMLFLSSDMTRPQRLKKAIAKPGDVWNYSSGTSNLLSGLLHNYVGEGQAYLDFPYTSLIDKLGMRSMVIETDMDNNFIGSSYAWANTRDWAKFGLLYLNNGQWNGEQLWSENWVTYVTTPTANSDGVYGAHFWLNAGGKYPDVPRDLFSANGYEGQYVFIIPSKELVVVRTGLAEDPIFNVNEFLSGIISAIEE; this is encoded by the coding sequence ATGAAAGTTTTTAAAAGAATTGTCATTGCGCTTATTATCCTTCTAGTAATTGTAGTGGCTTTCAATTACTCCAAACTCAATATTATTTCTGGGTATGCTGCCAAAAATATGGCGTCGAGTGTTTTTATCGCTGATAGAACCCCGGCCTCAATCGATAAATACGACCATAATGTTCCCCTCATCAAATTGGCAGAAACCGAGGTGGATCAGAAGACTAAGTCCGCGACTTCCTCTGTTTTTGGTCTAATGGAAAGAAAAGCGATTTATAGGGAAGGATTAGGGAGCGTCCTTGTAAATGGTTCTTATGATTACAGCAAGAGTTATTTACGTCCAAAACGACAAACTTTAGAAAACAACCTTCCATTTCCCTATGGAGATAATGGCAAAAAGGATACGGTGTTTGGTAATGTCAACTATAAAAAATTGCAAGAAGCTATTAATGACGCCTTTTCAGAGCCTGAGGTAAAAAAAACCAGAACAGTCTTGGTGACTTATAAAAATGAGATCATTGCCGAACAGTACGCCGATGGGTTTTCTCCTGAGACCCCAATTTTAGGCTGGTCCATGACCAAAAGCATCCTGGCAACCCTCTACGGAATATTGGAATACCAAGGAAAATTGGATCTTAATGACCCTGCTCCAATTGCAACATGGTATAAGGATGAACGTAAAAAAATTACGATAAATCATTTGTTGAGGATGCAAAGTGGGCTAGCTTGGGAAGAGGATTATACTAAAATTTCGGATGTAACCAAAATGTTGTTTCTATCGTCGGATATGACCCGTCCACAACGTTTAAAAAAGGCGATCGCAAAACCAGGGGACGTTTGGAACTATTCCTCGGGCACATCAAATCTACTGTCTGGATTGTTACACAACTATGTAGGGGAAGGACAGGCGTATCTAGACTTTCCGTATACTTCCTTAATAGACAAATTAGGTATGCGTTCCATGGTGATTGAGACAGATATGGACAACAATTTTATAGGGTCCTCCTATGCGTGGGCAAATACAAGGGATTGGGCCAAATTTGGTCTCTTGTATCTAAATAATGGTCAATGGAACGGAGAACAGCTCTGGTCTGAGAATTGGGTTACCTATGTAACCACGCCAACTGCCAATTCAGACGGAGTCTACGGTGCCCATTTCTGGCTAAACGCCGGAGGCAAGTATCCTGATGTCCCTAGAGATTTATTTTCAGCCAATGGCTATGAAGGGCAGTATGTTTTTATTATTCCTTCTAAGGAATTGGTGGTCGTACGCACGGGCTTGGCTGAAGATCCCATATTTAATGTGAATGAATTTCTATCTGGTATTATTAGCGCCATTGAAGAATGA
- a CDS encoding BLUF domain-containing protein, with translation MMFELVYCSKAKKDTDSIKIFEILKTSRANNQKFGISGCLVFHNDIFVQIIEGDSKNIHHLYQNLEQDERHYDLNLLWEGHIPKRNFNDWSMAFHDLDEGGINEDEILTFEQNLFQLSESADKTSPASYLFWLNVRKQIIGWLV, from the coding sequence ATGATGTTCGAACTTGTCTATTGTTCTAAAGCCAAGAAGGATACGGATAGTATCAAAATATTTGAGATTTTGAAAACATCACGTGCCAACAACCAAAAATTTGGGATATCTGGTTGTTTGGTGTTCCACAACGATATTTTTGTTCAAATAATTGAGGGTGATTCAAAAAACATCCATCATCTCTACCAAAATCTAGAGCAAGATGAAAGGCATTATGACTTGAATCTATTATGGGAAGGTCATATTCCCAAAAGAAATTTCAATGATTGGTCCATGGCGTTCCACGACTTGGATGAAGGAGGCATCAACGAGGATGAGATTTTAACTTTTGAGCAGAACCTGTTTCAATTATCTGAAAGTGCCGATAAGACATCACCAGCTTCCTATTTATTTTGGCTCAATGTCCGCAAACAAATTATTGGGTGGCTCGTTTAG
- a CDS encoding BLUF domain-containing protein, with product MYELVYSSKANKNTDKYAILDILKTAESTNKKLAITGCLVFHKTTFVQILEGNKKDIHRLLAKISLDDRHRDVVILHEGEIKKRSFDSWSMAFHDLNDQNISQQDTRTFEQNLIMLSELVDRSSAASFLFWLNVRKQVMGWLV from the coding sequence ATGTACGAACTTGTTTACTCCTCCAAAGCCAATAAAAACACAGATAAATATGCCATCCTGGATATTTTGAAAACCGCAGAATCCACCAACAAAAAATTGGCTATTACTGGTTGTTTAGTATTCCATAAAACCACATTTGTACAAATATTGGAAGGGAACAAAAAAGATATTCATAGACTCTTAGCAAAAATTTCCCTTGATGATAGACATAGGGATGTAGTAATATTACATGAAGGGGAGATTAAAAAAAGAAGTTTTGATAGCTGGTCGATGGCATTTCATGATTTAAATGACCAAAATATAAGTCAACAAGACACCCGCACCTTTGAACAGAATTTAATAATGCTTTCTGAATTGGTTGATAGATCGTCAGCTGCCTCTTTCCTTTTTTGGCTAAATGTGAGAAAGCAAGTAATGGGTTGGCTTGTTTAA
- a CDS encoding SRPBCC domain-containing protein has product MEFTLKTTLNAQAKDIYNAWISSEGHTKMTGGKATASNKIGGSFTAWNGYIQGENLVLEQDKRIVQSWRTSQFESHEEDSQVEVLLVEKGDSTELTLIHSKVPESGEHYIKGWDEHYFQPMKKYFTKN; this is encoded by the coding sequence ATGGAATTTACACTCAAGACAACCTTAAATGCCCAAGCGAAGGATATTTACAATGCATGGATCAGCAGTGAGGGACACACCAAAATGACTGGTGGTAAAGCCACAGCCTCAAACAAAATAGGAGGCTCTTTTACGGCATGGAATGGCTATATCCAAGGTGAAAATCTTGTTTTAGAACAAGACAAAAGGATTGTGCAATCTTGGAGGACTTCACAATTTGAATCCCACGAAGAAGATTCACAGGTTGAAGTGCTCCTGGTAGAAAAGGGAGATAGTACAGAACTCACACTAATCCATTCTAAGGTTCCCGAGAGTGGGGAGCATTACATCAAGGGGTGGGATGAGCATTATTTTCAACCCATGAAAAAATATTTCACCAAAAATTAA
- a CDS encoding putative signal transducing protein: MEEKNKYVSVFTGSEVDVILLKGLLEEEGIGALVKNENESARVSGFGGGSYTGVRLFILESDKARATPIIEGFIED; encoded by the coding sequence ATGGAAGAAAAAAATAAATATGTAAGTGTCTTTACCGGCAGTGAGGTAGATGTTATCCTTTTGAAAGGATTGTTGGAGGAAGAGGGAATAGGCGCCTTAGTGAAGAACGAAAATGAATCGGCCCGCGTCTCCGGTTTTGGTGGAGGTTCTTATACGGGAGTTAGACTTTTTATTTTGGAATCCGATAAGGCTAGGGCAACTCCAATTATTGAAGGTTTTATTGAAGACTAA
- a CDS encoding DEAD/DEAH box helicase, whose protein sequence is MSFKKIHPILKENIVRKGITAPTPFQKEVISKVKGGSSLFAIAPKGAGKTTAMIIATIQKLGAAAFEDSPRALIYVKDKQSALDLAEKFKGYTYGTDLRVYCAYEEHNIELQREEIYLGTDIVIATPKRLSRIFYLNGIHLGQLKLFMVEDSEFLVKASDYSDVIRIPESIEKCQYIMFGTKFDNRLEKMQDSFMYNAETIIAE, encoded by the coding sequence ATGTCATTTAAAAAAATTCATCCCATCTTAAAAGAAAATATTGTACGTAAGGGTATTACGGCCCCAACGCCTTTTCAAAAAGAGGTGATTTCAAAAGTTAAGGGAGGGAGCAGCCTATTTGCCATAGCCCCTAAAGGAGCTGGAAAAACAACGGCCATGATCATAGCTACGATTCAGAAACTCGGAGCAGCTGCCTTTGAAGATTCTCCAAGGGCATTGATTTATGTGAAAGACAAGCAATCGGCATTGGATCTTGCTGAGAAATTTAAAGGTTATACCTATGGAACTGACTTAAGGGTGTATTGTGCCTACGAGGAACACAATATTGAATTGCAAAGGGAAGAAATTTATTTGGGAACCGATATTGTAATCGCCACGCCCAAAAGATTAAGTCGTATTTTTTATCTCAATGGGATACACCTAGGGCAATTGAAATTGTTTATGGTAGAAGATTCAGAATTTTTGGTAAAGGCAAGTGACTATTCGGACGTAATCCGTATTCCGGAAAGTATCGAAAAATGCCAATACATCATGTTCGGGACCAAATTTGACAATCGTCTGGAAAAAATGCAAGACTCCTTTATGTATAATGCAGAAACCATAATCGCTGAATAA
- a CDS encoding 1,4-dihydroxy-2-naphthoyl-CoA synthase, giving the protein MNKINWKVVKEFEDITYKKCDGVARIAFNRPNVRNAFRPKTTKELYEAFYDAQEDTSIGVVLLSAEGPSTKDGVYSFCSGGDQKARGHQGYVGEDGMHRLNILEVQRLIRFMPKAVIAVVPGWAVGGGHSLHVVCDLTLASKEHAIFKQTDADVTSFDGGYGSAYLAKMVGQKKAREIFFLGRNYTAQAAYEMGMVNAVIPHEELEDTAFEWAQEILAKSPTSIKMLKFAMNLTDDGMVGQQVFAGEATRLAYMTEEAKEGRNAFLEKRKPNFGKNKWIP; this is encoded by the coding sequence ATGAATAAGATCAATTGGAAAGTAGTCAAGGAATTTGAAGATATCACCTATAAAAAATGTGATGGAGTGGCACGTATTGCCTTCAACCGTCCCAATGTAAGGAACGCCTTTAGACCTAAAACCACCAAAGAATTGTATGAAGCCTTTTATGATGCACAAGAAGATACCTCCATTGGCGTTGTATTGCTTTCTGCGGAAGGACCTTCAACCAAAGATGGAGTCTATTCCTTTTGCAGTGGAGGTGACCAAAAGGCTAGGGGGCATCAAGGTTATGTTGGGGAAGACGGTATGCATCGCTTAAATATCTTGGAAGTACAACGATTGATCCGTTTTATGCCCAAGGCTGTAATTGCTGTGGTCCCAGGCTGGGCTGTAGGTGGCGGACACAGTCTTCATGTTGTCTGTGATCTTACCCTTGCCAGCAAGGAACACGCTATTTTTAAACAAACCGATGCCGATGTCACCAGTTTTGATGGCGGATATGGGTCCGCATATTTGGCAAAAATGGTGGGACAAAAAAAGGCCAGGGAAATATTCTTTTTGGGAAGAAATTATACCGCCCAGGCTGCCTATGAAATGGGGATGGTCAATGCCGTTATTCCCCATGAGGAACTGGAAGATACCGCATTTGAATGGGCACAGGAAATTCTGGCGAAATCACCAACATCTATCAAAATGTTGAAATTTGCAATGAACCTAACCGATGACGGTATGGTGGGGCAGCAGGTATTTGCGGGAGAGGCTACCCGATTGGCCTATATGACAGAGGAAGCCAAAGAAGGTAGAAATGCATTTCTTGAAAAACGCAAGCCCAATTTTGGCAAGAACAAATGGATTCCATAG
- a CDS encoding glycosyltransferase, which produces MTAILAPKKILIIGFVWPEPNSTAAGSRMLQLVHFFKGNNYQITFASTAQASEFSMDLEALGVFQKNILLNDSGFDLFLQELNPDIVLFDRFLTEEQFGWRVAKNTPNAIRILDTEDLHSLRSVRLESQKNKTTASITDWKQADITKREIASIYRCDLSFIISSYEMDLLLKEIKIDEKLLLQLPFMLGSIDESDKMQWMPFEDREDFVCIGNGKHAPNPDAVRWLKNEIWPLVRKQLPNVNLKIYGAYLPQSILQMHQPKEGFLVLGRANDAKEVLGLARVSLAPLRFGAGIKGKLVDSMICGTPSVTTDVGAEGMHARLPWSGKVSNDAEALAENAITLYTDEELWTKCQTNGVAIINQVYDRIKLEEILLSRINETLKSLKEHRACNFIGSMLMHHSMASTKYMAKWIEAKNQ; this is translated from the coding sequence ATGACCGCTATTTTGGCCCCAAAAAAAATATTGATCATCGGTTTTGTTTGGCCCGAACCAAATTCTACCGCGGCGGGATCTAGAATGCTTCAATTGGTACATTTTTTCAAAGGCAACAACTATCAGATCACCTTTGCATCAACAGCCCAAGCCTCTGAATTTTCTATGGATTTGGAAGCTCTAGGTGTTTTCCAGAAAAACATACTGTTGAACGACTCTGGATTTGATTTGTTCTTACAGGAATTAAATCCGGATATAGTGCTTTTTGACCGCTTCCTTACTGAAGAGCAATTTGGGTGGCGCGTTGCCAAAAATACTCCCAATGCCATACGGATTCTGGATACTGAAGATTTACATTCCCTAAGGTCCGTTCGCTTGGAAAGCCAAAAGAATAAAACAACCGCCTCAATTACAGATTGGAAACAGGCCGATATCACCAAAAGGGAAATTGCAAGCATCTACAGATGTGATCTTTCCTTTATCATTTCAAGCTATGAAATGGACCTCTTGCTGAAAGAAATAAAAATAGATGAGAAGCTGTTGCTGCAGCTACCATTTATGCTGGGTTCCATAGATGAAAGTGATAAAATGCAGTGGATGCCCTTTGAAGACAGAGAAGATTTTGTTTGTATAGGAAATGGCAAGCATGCCCCCAATCCAGATGCCGTTCGTTGGTTAAAAAATGAAATATGGCCCTTGGTTCGGAAACAATTACCCAATGTAAATCTTAAAATTTATGGGGCCTACCTACCGCAGAGCATCTTGCAAATGCATCAACCCAAAGAAGGGTTTTTGGTTTTAGGCAGGGCAAACGATGCGAAGGAAGTCCTTGGACTAGCTAGGGTAAGTTTGGCACCATTGCGATTTGGAGCTGGAATAAAAGGAAAACTGGTAGATTCCATGATATGTGGAACCCCTAGTGTAACCACTGACGTTGGGGCTGAAGGGATGCATGCCCGTCTTCCTTGGAGCGGTAAGGTCTCCAACGATGCCGAAGCTCTTGCCGAAAATGCCATCACATTGTATACAGACGAAGAGCTTTGGACTAAATGCCAAACCAATGGAGTGGCTATTATCAATCAAGTATATGACAGGATCAAATTGGAAGAGATTCTTTTGAGTCGGATAAATGAAACCCTAAAGAGTCTAAAGGAGCACAGGGCATGTAATTTTATAGGGTCTATGTTGATGCACCATTCAATGGCCAGCACCAAATACATGGCCAAGTGGATAGAGGCTAAAAATCAGTAG